A DNA window from Candidatus Eisenbacteria bacterium contains the following coding sequences:
- a CDS encoding phosphoribosylglycinamide formyltransferase, whose translation MVVGLRVNPRLPGGAGTWSNVRVTSREKRQPHRIAVLASGVGSNMVALADAAAAGKIPGSIELVLSDVPGAPVLQRASERGIEARHLDPGRSRHRLDGEAEAAYIRELRGRGITLVCLAGFMRILHPAFLEAFSNSILNVHPSLLPAFPGLDAVGQALAFGARVTGATVHFVWPAVDAGPVVLQEAVPVREGDTHETLAARVHDVEHRIYPRAAALFCEGRLSVEGRHVRILS comes from the coding sequence ATGGTTGTTGGGCTACGAGTGAATCCCCGATTGCCGGGCGGCGCGGGAACGTGGTCTAATGTGCGCGTGACTTCCCGTGAGAAGCGTCAGCCACACAGGATCGCGGTCCTGGCATCGGGCGTGGGCAGCAACATGGTGGCCCTCGCGGACGCGGCTGCCGCCGGGAAGATCCCGGGGAGCATCGAACTGGTCCTCAGCGACGTGCCCGGCGCGCCGGTGCTGCAGCGGGCGTCCGAGCGGGGCATCGAGGCGCGCCACCTGGATCCCGGCAGGAGCCGCCACCGGCTGGACGGCGAGGCGGAGGCGGCCTACATCCGCGAATTGCGTGGCCGCGGCATCACGCTGGTGTGCCTCGCGGGGTTCATGCGGATCCTGCACCCGGCCTTCCTCGAGGCTTTCTCGAATTCCATCCTGAATGTGCATCCCTCGCTGCTGCCCGCGTTTCCCGGGCTGGACGCGGTGGGGCAGGCGCTGGCGTTCGGGGCGCGGGTGACCGGCGCCACGGTGCACTTCGTGTGGCCGGCGGTGGACGCCGGCCCGGTGGTGCTCCAGGAGGCCGTGCCTGTTCGCGAGGGCGACACGCACGAGACGCTGGCCGCGCGCGTCCACGACGTGGAGCATCGGATCTATCCCCGGGCGGCGGCGCTCTTCTGCGAGGGGCGGCTGTCCGTGGAGGGGCGACACGTGAGGATCCTGTCATGA
- a CDS encoding phosphoribosylaminoimidazolesuccinocarboxamide synthase: protein MPAGVRPRLSVPGARPLFSGKVRDVYEAGPGRLLLVATDNLSAFDVVLPTRVPGKGQVLTRVSAFWFRTLAAARPHHLLSTDVAEFPPPFCDHPESLADRAMLVRRTRRIDIECVVRARLTGSGYKDYLATGQVAGIELPKGLPHGAVLPEPIFTPASKADSGHDENLTFAQMAARVGREKSEALRERSLRIFAEAAAVCRSRGLELVDTKFEFGEPLAGGEAGFDPSAPRAAAGELVLIDEILSPDSSRFWEMGANGTPRQALDKQFVRDYLETLDWDKTDPGPELPAEIVARTQALYREAERRLTGA from the coding sequence ATGCCCGCCGGCGTCCGGCCGCGACTTTCCGTTCCCGGCGCCCGGCCCCTGTTCTCGGGCAAGGTGCGCGACGTCTACGAGGCCGGCCCCGGCCGGCTGCTGCTGGTGGCCACGGACAACCTGTCGGCCTTCGATGTGGTGCTGCCCACCCGGGTGCCGGGGAAGGGCCAGGTGCTGACGCGCGTCTCGGCGTTCTGGTTCCGCACCCTGGCCGCGGCGCGCCCGCACCACCTGCTGTCCACGGACGTGGCGGAGTTCCCGCCGCCGTTCTGCGACCACCCGGAGAGCCTGGCCGATCGCGCCATGCTGGTGCGGCGCACGCGGCGCATTGACATCGAGTGCGTGGTGCGCGCCCGTCTCACCGGCTCGGGCTACAAGGACTACCTGGCCACCGGGCAGGTGGCGGGCATCGAGCTGCCGAAGGGGTTGCCCCACGGCGCCGTGCTGCCGGAGCCCATCTTCACCCCGGCCAGCAAGGCCGATTCGGGCCACGACGAGAACCTGACCTTCGCGCAGATGGCGGCGCGCGTGGGCCGGGAGAAATCCGAGGCGCTGCGCGAGCGCAGCCTGCGGATCTTCGCCGAGGCGGCCGCGGTGTGCCGCTCGCGGGGCCTGGAACTGGTGGATACCAAGTTCGAGTTCGGCGAGCCGCTGGCCGGGGGCGAGGCGGGCTTCGACCCGTCGGCCCCGCGCGCGGCGGCCGGCGAGCTGGTGCTGATTGACGAGATCCTCTCGCCCGACTCCTCGCGCTTCTGGGAGATGGGTGCGAACGGCACGCCGCGCCAGGCTCTCGACAAGCAGTTCGTGCGTGACTACCTGGAGACGCTCGACTGGGACAAGACCGATCCCGGGCCGGAGCTGCCGGCGGAGATCGTGGCGCGCACGCAGGCCCTGTACCGCGAGGCGGAACGCCGCCTCACCGGAGCGTAG
- the purH gene encoding bifunctional phosphoribosylaminoimidazolecarboxamide formyltransferase/IMP cyclohydrolase, translated as MIEVRRALLSGWDKEGMLELARALAPRGVELLATRGTASALEEQDIAVTRLEAWLGFPEILGGRVKTLHPRLHAGILAPRTPAGLHELESIGSAPIDLVAADLYPFEDAVSASPGDRAHGVEHIDIGGVTLLRAAAKNAEYVAVLPDAASRAEFLSTLAEAPAAPRVEPGAARRWAARAFRITSAYDAAIAAWTCADEPLPSVLALGGRLSLPLRYGENPHQPAAWYRGGGELPFERLHEGREISWNNLLDLEAATGLAGELAGPAAVIVKHTNPCGACQARTVLEAVRGAWGTDPLSAFGGIVAVRGALDDASAALLAEQFVEVVAAESFEPAALARLRAKKGLRILRGPMAAPGPAVRVRSLLGGIGAQAGPHAIHGEWRDAGKRAATEPERADMELAWRVAAAAQSNGIALVRGGQLIGLGSGQTSRVDSVHMALYKAARNGHDPRGAVLASDGFFPFRDGVDMAAEAGVAAVVQPGGSRRDAEVIAAADERGMAMVMTGCRCFRH; from the coding sequence ATGATCGAAGTGCGCCGCGCCCTGCTCTCGGGCTGGGACAAGGAAGGCATGCTGGAACTGGCCCGCGCCCTGGCCCCGCGCGGCGTGGAGCTGCTGGCCACCCGGGGCACGGCCTCGGCGCTGGAGGAGCAGGACATCGCGGTGACGCGGCTCGAAGCCTGGCTGGGCTTTCCGGAGATCCTGGGTGGGAGAGTGAAGACGCTGCACCCGAGGCTGCACGCCGGCATCCTGGCGCCGCGCACGCCGGCGGGGCTCCACGAGTTGGAGAGCATCGGCTCGGCGCCCATCGACCTCGTGGCGGCCGACCTGTACCCGTTCGAGGATGCGGTGAGCGCCAGCCCCGGCGACCGCGCGCACGGCGTGGAGCACATCGACATCGGCGGCGTGACGCTGCTGCGGGCCGCCGCGAAGAATGCCGAGTACGTGGCGGTGCTGCCGGACGCCGCCAGCCGCGCGGAGTTCCTGTCCACGCTGGCGGAGGCGCCCGCCGCGCCGCGCGTGGAGCCGGGTGCGGCGCGCCGCTGGGCCGCCCGCGCGTTCCGGATCACTTCGGCCTACGACGCGGCCATCGCCGCGTGGACGTGCGCCGACGAGCCGCTGCCCTCGGTCCTGGCGCTGGGCGGGCGGCTCTCGCTGCCGCTGCGCTACGGCGAGAACCCGCACCAGCCTGCGGCATGGTATCGCGGTGGCGGCGAGCTGCCCTTCGAGCGGCTGCACGAGGGCCGGGAGATCAGCTGGAACAACCTGCTCGACCTGGAGGCCGCCACCGGCCTGGCGGGGGAGCTGGCCGGCCCGGCGGCGGTGATCGTCAAGCACACCAACCCGTGCGGGGCGTGCCAGGCGCGCACCGTACTCGAGGCGGTGCGCGGGGCGTGGGGCACCGACCCGCTTTCGGCCTTCGGCGGCATCGTCGCGGTGCGCGGCGCGCTGGACGACGCCTCGGCCGCGCTGCTGGCGGAGCAGTTCGTGGAGGTTGTGGCGGCGGAGAGTTTCGAGCCCGCCGCGCTGGCGCGGTTGCGCGCGAAGAAGGGCCTGCGCATCCTGCGCGGCCCGATGGCTGCGCCCGGGCCGGCGGTGCGCGTGCGGAGCCTGCTGGGGGGCATCGGCGCGCAGGCCGGGCCCCACGCCATTCACGGCGAGTGGCGCGACGCGGGCAAGCGTGCCGCCACGGAGCCGGAGCGCGCCGACATGGAGCTGGCCTGGCGCGTGGCGGCCGCGGCGCAGTCCAATGGCATCGCGCTGGTCCGGGGCGGGCAGCTGATCGGGCTGGGCAGCGGTCAGACCAGCCGCGTGGACTCGGTGCACATGGCGCTGTACAAGGCGGCGCGCAACGGCCACGACCCGCGCGGGGCGGTGCTGGCCTCGGACGGGTTCTTCCCGTTCCGCGACGGCGTGGACATGGCCGCCGAAGCCGGGGTGGCGGCGGTGGTGCAGCCGGGCGGCTCGCGCCGCGACGCCGAGGTGATCGCCGCCGCCGACGAGCGCGGCATGGCCATGGTGATGACCGGCTGCCGCTGCTTCCGGCATTAG